Genomic DNA from Filimonas effusa:
GACCAGGTAAAACTGATCACAGCCGTAAAAGGTACCTTATACCCTATGAACCAGGCAGATCATGAAGGCCTGAAGCTAAGAGGATTTAAATGGCAGGAAGACCGCCGTCCAAAAACCGGCCTGTCCTTATTTGGCAATTAACACAATGCTTTTCTCCAAACAATTAGCCTCTTCTATATTGAGAAATATTTGTATTATTGACGCTATAATCGACTGCAAAAAGGAGGTCCTGCAACTAAATCCGGGGCCTAAAAACAGAGGAAGACTATGTTAAAGAAGGAACGCCATGCGTATATCATGCAACAGATCAACATACACAATAAAATATTGTCTTCCGATCTGTGTGTACAGCTGAATGTTTCTGAAGATACGATACGCAGGGACCTCCAGGAACTTAGCGAAGAACATAAGCTCATTAAGGTCCACGGCGGCGCCCTTAGCAATTCCTTCCATTTTACATTACAGAACAATAACATCTATTCTCTTCCCGAAAAGAAGATCATTGCCCATAAAGCCGCCCGTTTGATCAAAGACGGCATGTTCATTCTTTTATCCGGCGGATCTACCATCCGCGAACTGATAAAAGCGCTCCCGCTCGATCTCAATGCCACCTTCATCACCCCCAGTATCCCTACAGCACTGGAATTAATGAACCATCCGGGGATCGAAGTGATCTTTGTAGGTAATAAACTCCTTAAAAGCGCCCAGATAGCCGTAGGTGCCGACGTAATACAACGTTTATCCGAGATCAGGGTCGACTACTGCTTCTTAGGCACCAACAGCATTGACATCCATAACGGCATTACCGATCTTGAATGGGAAATCATTGAAGTGAAACGCGCCATGGTAAGAGCAGCGCATAAAACCGTTTCGCTGGCAATATCGGAAAAGCTGAACAGCGTTCAACGACTTCAGGTATGTCCGCTTTCTGAAGTACAGATCCTCATCACCGAACTGCAACCTGCAGAAGCACGGTTACAGCCCTTTAAAGAGGCTGGTCTCGAAGTATTATAAGATCCAATCTTTTGAATTTTCCCGGCTTTCAGACCCTGTTTTTAGGAAACTAACAGGCTGGTGGCTATTTATTGCGCGCTAAAACTGCTTTTTTTTGCAGCTTTTCGATATTTTTTTCCGCGCTTTCCCGAAAAAAATTGTTGGAGTTAAATAAAATTGCTAACTATGTATTAGAAGGGATTTAACATACTGTTAATAAAAGCCGTACCGATTCTTTTTTTGCAGCTTTTTGCGTTTTTAGCCTGTAATGAAAAATTACCCAAGTTACTGTAATACCGGGTTCACGATTTAAACTGTATTCAAACAAACAAACTGATATGAGAAAAAGTGCTCGTTTCACGGCAGTTTTGCTTTTGCTGCTATTTACTCTCTTCCGCTCGTTCGGCCAAACCGGGACGATATCCGGGACCATTACATCGGCAACGGATGGAGCTCCGTTAGACGGAGTAACCATCACCAACAAAACAACCAATAAAAGAACTATTTCCGACGGCAGTGGTCGTTTTACCATCACCGCAGTAAAGGGGCAGACCCTGCTGTTCACATTTGTAGGTTATACCAACCAGGAACACCTTGTACAGGAAACCGGCCCGCTTAGTATAAAACTGGCAGGTGACGGTAAAGGCCTTGGCGATGTGATAGTAACCGCATACGGCGTAAAGCAAAATAAACGTTCACTGGCTTACCAGGCACAGGAAATTGCCGGCTCCGACATATCAGAAACACGACGTGAAAACTTCTTTAACGCACTGGCAGGTAAAGTTGCCGGCTTAATGGTAACACCATCCAATGGCGCCCCAGGCTCCTCAACTCAGATCATGTTACGTGGCGCTACTTCACTCGACGGACAAAACTCTCCGCTGATAGTAGTGGATGGCGTACCTTACGATAACCAGACGCTTAACCAGGAAAACATTGTCGGCGGCGGCGCCAACCGCAATACCGACTACGGCAACCGTGCTATGGATCTCAACCCCGAAGACATAGAGAACATGGTAGTACTGAAAGGCCCAGAAGCAGCAGCCCTGTATGGCTCGGATGGCGCTTCAGGCGTTATTATCATTACTACCCGCAAGGGAGCAAAAGGTAAAGCCACTATTTCATACGACAACTCTTTCAAATGGGATAAGGTTTACCGCTTCCCTGAAATTCAAAAAGAATATGGACGTGGCACCAACGGCGTAAATGATGATTTGGCAACCCTTACCATCAGTTCTATTTCATCGGTTCCATTATATAAATACTTCGGCGCCAGATATGCACCGGGAACAAAGCTGTACGATAACATGCATGCATTCTTTAAGCCTGGCTTTACCCAGAATCACAATCTTGGTGTGGAAGGCGGTTCAGAAAGCGCAACCTACAGACTGTCTACCAACTACCTTAACCAGGATGGCGTTGTTCCCAATACCAATTATACCAAGTACTCCGCCCGAATGAAC
This window encodes:
- a CDS encoding DeoR/GlpR family DNA-binding transcription regulator translates to MLKKERHAYIMQQINIHNKILSSDLCVQLNVSEDTIRRDLQELSEEHKLIKVHGGALSNSFHFTLQNNNIYSLPEKKIIAHKAARLIKDGMFILLSGGSTIRELIKALPLDLNATFITPSIPTALELMNHPGIEVIFVGNKLLKSAQIAVGADVIQRLSEIRVDYCFLGTNSIDIHNGITDLEWEIIEVKRAMVRAAHKTVSLAISEKLNSVQRLQVCPLSEVQILITELQPAEARLQPFKEAGLEVL